A genomic segment from Frateuria edaphi encodes:
- the nadD gene encoding nicotinate-nucleotide adenylyltransferase, which yields MRPLAILGGTFDPIHIAHLAVAWEAAELLDADVHLMPAAVPPHRPPPIADATTRVAMLRAALRGQDRLGLDTRELARGGPSYTVDTLAELRAEEGDRPIVLLLGADAFAGLPGWHRWHALFEAAHIGVLSRPGVARDWPAELAEQMVARQVADPRQLCVQPAGKIVELDVTPLDISATRIRDLLAAGRDPRYLLPEALFDDPALLAPYREHDFRERLP from the coding sequence ATGCGCCCCCTAGCCATCCTCGGCGGCACGTTCGACCCAATCCACATCGCCCACCTGGCGGTGGCGTGGGAGGCGGCCGAATTGCTGGACGCAGACGTGCACCTCATGCCGGCCGCCGTACCGCCGCACCGGCCGCCACCGATCGCCGACGCCACCACTCGCGTGGCCATGCTTCGCGCGGCGTTGCGCGGGCAGGACCGGCTTGGCCTGGATACCCGCGAACTGGCCCGCGGTGGCCCGTCGTACACGGTCGACACCCTGGCCGAGTTGCGTGCGGAGGAGGGCGACCGGCCGATCGTGCTGCTGCTGGGCGCCGACGCCTTCGCTGGCCTCCCGGGCTGGCATCGGTGGCACGCGCTCTTCGAGGCCGCGCACATCGGCGTGCTTTCGCGCCCCGGTGTCGCGCGCGACTGGCCGGCGGAGCTGGCCGAACAGATGGTTGCGCGCCAGGTCGCCGATCCGCGCCAGCTGTGCGTACAGCCTGCCGGAAAAATCGTCGAACTGGACGTCACGCCGCTGGACATCTCGGCCACCCGCATCCGCGACCTGCTCGCGGCCGGCCGCGATCCGCGCTACCTGCTGCCCGAGGCCCTGTTCGACGATCCGGCGTTGCTGGCGCCGTACCGCGAACATGATTTCCGGGAGAGGCTGCCGTGA
- a CDS encoding GNAT family N-acetyltransferase has product MTVAVRNVARADHDAWLSLWDGYNAFYGRADATALPAEVTAMTWSRFFDAYEPVHALVAEADGELLGLAHYLLHRSTIRIEPSCYLQDLFTVPAARGRGVGRALIEAVYDRARAAGCSRVYWQTHESNATAMALYDTLAERSGFVVYRRDM; this is encoded by the coding sequence GTGACGGTTGCCGTGCGAAACGTGGCGCGTGCCGACCACGACGCGTGGCTTTCCCTGTGGGACGGCTACAACGCCTTCTACGGGCGTGCCGATGCGACCGCGTTGCCGGCCGAGGTCACCGCAATGACCTGGTCGCGCTTCTTCGACGCCTACGAACCCGTGCATGCGCTGGTGGCCGAGGCCGACGGCGAGTTGCTGGGCTTGGCGCACTACCTGCTCCACCGCAGCACCATCCGCATCGAGCCCAGCTGCTACCTGCAGGACCTGTTCACCGTGCCCGCCGCCCGTGGCCGCGGGGTCGGGCGCGCATTGATCGAAGCGGTCTATGACCGTGCGCGAGCGGCCGGTTGCTCGCGGGTGTACTGGCAGACGCACGAGAGCAATGCCACGGCCATGGCCCTGTACGACACGTTGGCCGAGCGCTCGGGCTTCGTCGTCTACCGCCGGGACATGTAG
- the msrB gene encoding peptide-methionine (R)-S-oxide reductase MsrB → MSRTNDIVTMERRRFLGAALAGGALAAVGGGVLIPRLSARPVPAAPAAANGRDLLLECFADDGHRLGPCHVRKLVLTDAQWRERLPEASYVVMRRNGTERAFSGPHERPPVPGLFRCLACDTALYDAATEFDSGTGWPSFWQPIAKQNVIESTDRMFGWARTAISCAGCDSHLGHVFTDGPEPTGLRYCMNSVALRFVPRVG, encoded by the coding sequence ATGTCCCGAACCAACGACATCGTCACCATGGAACGGCGCCGCTTCCTGGGCGCAGCCCTGGCCGGCGGCGCGCTCGCTGCGGTAGGCGGCGGCGTGCTGATTCCGCGGCTGTCCGCACGTCCCGTGCCGGCGGCTCCGGCCGCGGCGAACGGCCGGGACTTGTTGCTCGAATGTTTCGCCGACGACGGTCATCGCCTGGGCCCCTGCCACGTTCGCAAACTGGTACTCACCGACGCGCAGTGGCGAGAGCGCCTGCCCGAGGCGTCCTACGTCGTCATGCGCCGCAACGGTACCGAGCGCGCCTTCAGCGGACCGCACGAGCGACCGCCGGTGCCGGGCCTGTTCCGCTGCCTGGCCTGCGACACCGCGCTCTACGACGCCGCCACCGAGTTCGATTCGGGCACCGGCTGGCCAAGCTTCTGGCAGCCGATCGCGAAGCAGAACGTCATCGAGAGTACCGACCGCATGTTCGGCTGGGCCCGTACCGCGATCAGCTGCGCCGGCTGCGACAGCCACCTGGGCCACGTTTTCACCGATGGCCCTGAGCCGACCGGGCTGCGTTACTGCATGAATTCGGTGGCGTTGCGCTTTGTGCCGCGGGTCGGCTGA
- a CDS encoding cytochrome c biogenesis protein DipZ, with protein sequence MLLLILAYLGGVLTILSPCILPVLPFVFARADRPFARNGLPMLLGMALTFALVATLAAVGGSWAIRANQYGRIVALVVLALLGLTLLSTRLAEWMTRPFVALGNRLSQRSDGEGSAWSAAGLGIATGLLWAPCAGPILGLLLTGAALNGASVQTTLLLLTYAAGAATSLALALLIGGQVFALMKRSLGAGEWVRRALGVLVLAGVAAIALGLDTGLLTRVALANTGGLEQKLLQATRPPSAPEPVHQAGAPLPVEGQMPSLAGATGWLNTPPLTRESLRGKVVVVDFWTYSCINCLRSLPYVRGWYDKYKDHGLVVIGVHAPEFAFEKEPANVARAVKELGVNYPVALDNDYAIWKGFDNQYWPAHYFIDAKGNIRAHHFGEGDYAQSEDTIRQLLTEAGYHDLPGGHVRPGSQGAQAAGSGDPMRSPETYVGYARSAHFAGGQVAHDDAWTYHAAATLMSGQWSLDGRWTVHAENAGLERAGGRIVYRFRGRDLHLVLGPGANGKPVRFRITLDGKPPGQDHGMDVDADGYGTVTEQRLYQLVRQKHGNGERLFEITFLDPGVRAYAFTFG encoded by the coding sequence ATGCTGTTGCTGATCCTCGCCTACCTCGGCGGCGTGCTGACCATCCTGAGCCCCTGCATCCTGCCCGTGCTGCCGTTCGTGTTCGCGCGCGCCGACCGGCCTTTCGCGCGCAACGGCCTGCCGATGCTGCTCGGCATGGCGCTTACCTTCGCGCTGGTCGCCACCCTGGCGGCGGTGGGCGGTAGCTGGGCGATCCGCGCCAACCAGTACGGCCGCATCGTCGCGCTGGTGGTGCTGGCCTTGCTCGGCCTCACCCTGCTTTCCACGCGGCTGGCTGAATGGATGACGCGGCCGTTCGTGGCGCTGGGCAACCGGCTGTCGCAGCGTTCGGATGGCGAGGGCTCGGCATGGTCGGCCGCCGGCCTGGGTATTGCCACTGGCCTGTTGTGGGCGCCCTGCGCCGGTCCGATCCTGGGTCTGCTGTTGACCGGCGCGGCGCTGAACGGCGCCAGCGTCCAGACCACGCTGCTGCTGCTCACCTACGCCGCCGGCGCGGCCACTTCGCTGGCGCTGGCGCTGCTGATCGGCGGCCAGGTGTTCGCCCTGATGAAGCGCTCGCTCGGCGCAGGCGAATGGGTGCGCCGCGCGCTCGGCGTGCTGGTGCTGGCCGGCGTGGCGGCGATCGCGCTGGGACTGGATACCGGCCTGCTCACCCGCGTCGCGCTCGCCAATACCGGCGGCCTGGAACAGAAGCTGCTGCAGGCCACGCGCCCGCCCTCTGCGCCCGAGCCCGTGCACCAGGCCGGCGCGCCGCTACCGGTGGAAGGGCAGATGCCCTCGCTGGCCGGCGCCACCGGCTGGCTGAACACGCCGCCGCTCACGCGCGAATCGCTGCGCGGCAAGGTGGTGGTGGTCGATTTCTGGACCTATTCCTGCATCAACTGCCTGCGCTCGCTGCCTTACGTGCGCGGTTGGTACGACAAGTACAAGGACCACGGCCTGGTGGTGATCGGCGTGCATGCGCCGGAGTTCGCCTTCGAGAAGGAACCGGCCAACGTGGCGCGCGCGGTGAAGGAACTGGGCGTGAATTATCCCGTGGCGCTCGACAACGACTACGCCATCTGGAAGGGCTTCGACAACCAGTACTGGCCGGCGCACTACTTCATCGATGCGAAGGGCAACATCCGCGCACATCACTTCGGCGAGGGCGACTACGCACAGAGCGAGGACACCATCCGCCAGCTGCTCACCGAAGCCGGCTACCACGACCTGCCCGGCGGCCACGTACGACCGGGCAGCCAGGGCGCGCAGGCGGCCGGTTCGGGTGACCCGATGCGCTCGCCGGAAACCTACGTCGGCTATGCCCGCAGCGCACACTTCGCCGGTGGCCAGGTCGCCCACGACGACGCCTGGACCTACCACGCAGCGGCCACGCTGATGTCCGGCCAGTGGTCGCTGGATGGGCGTTGGACCGTGCATGCGGAAAATGCCGGTCTCGAACGAGCGGGCGGCCGCATTGTCTACCGCTTCCGCGGCCGCGACCTGCACCTAGTCCTGGGCCCCGGCGCCAACGGCAAACCAGTGCGCTTCCGAATCACCCTCGACGGCAAGCCGCCTGGACAGGACCACGGCATGGACGTCGACGCGGACGGTTACGGCACCGTTACCGAGCAGCGCCTGTACCAGCTGGTTCGCCAGAAGCACGGCAACGGCGAGCGGCTGTTCGAAATCACCTTCCTCGACCCGGGCGTGCGCGCGTACGCCTTCACCTTCGGCTGA
- a CDS encoding RNA polymerase sigma factor — MAAAQAGDRRAYERVLADSVALVRAVARRQGVAHDHLDDVVQETLLTVHRVRHTYDPSRSYDAWLSALAARRAIDGLRRSGRQARREIGDEVAVALHPDEGDASSESDRAQQADRLRAAIADLPPGQREAVEQLGLKELSLEEASARTGRSTGALKVNLHRALKALRGRIHGDD; from the coding sequence ATGGCCGCCGCGCAGGCGGGCGACCGGCGTGCCTACGAGCGCGTGCTGGCCGATTCGGTGGCGCTGGTCCGCGCGGTCGCGCGTCGGCAGGGCGTGGCCCACGACCATCTGGACGACGTCGTCCAGGAGACCCTGCTGACCGTCCACCGCGTACGCCATACCTACGATCCTTCCCGCTCCTACGACGCCTGGCTGTCCGCCCTGGCGGCCCGCCGCGCGATCGACGGCCTGCGGCGCAGTGGCCGGCAGGCGCGCCGCGAGATCGGCGACGAGGTGGCCGTTGCCCTGCATCCGGACGAAGGTGATGCAAGCAGCGAGAGCGACCGCGCGCAACAGGCGGACCGCCTGCGCGCGGCCATCGCCGACCTGCCGCCGGGCCAGCGCGAGGCGGTCGAACAGCTGGGCCTGAAGGAGCTTTCGCTGGAGGAAGCCTCCGCGCGCACCGGCCGCAGCACCGGCGCACTCAAGGTCAACCTGCATCGCGCGCTCAAAGCGCTGCGCGGCCGCATCCACGGAGACGATTGA
- a CDS encoding NrsF family protein — MADPHAHDQLIASLGAELAPVRRLRPPWLRTLGWLAVVAVFALALFARYGATPMLTRWAGAPDLGWAGLGAVLTAITAAWAAFALGVPGRRTAWAWLPLAPALLWIGASGLGCLRGWIAPATHIASAPEAGDCLFFIIGFSVPLSALLVVLLRRACPLRPVLTAVMVGLASAAASASLLEICHAFDAAATDLAMHVLAVAVVVGVNAALGGRLLAPEVRRAP; from the coding sequence ATGGCCGACCCGCACGCCCACGATCAGCTGATCGCCTCGCTCGGCGCCGAGTTGGCGCCGGTGCGCCGGCTGCGCCCGCCGTGGCTGCGCACGCTGGGTTGGCTGGCGGTGGTCGCGGTCTTCGCGCTCGCGCTGTTCGCCCGCTACGGGGCCACGCCGATGCTGACGCGCTGGGCCGGGGCGCCGGACCTTGGCTGGGCCGGGCTGGGCGCGGTACTCACCGCCATCACCGCCGCCTGGGCCGCCTTCGCGCTGGGCGTGCCGGGTCGCCGGACCGCCTGGGCCTGGCTGCCACTGGCGCCCGCACTGCTGTGGATCGGCGCCAGCGGACTGGGTTGCCTGCGCGGCTGGATCGCGCCGGCCACGCATATCGCCAGCGCACCGGAGGCGGGCGATTGCCTGTTCTTCATCATCGGTTTCTCGGTGCCGCTGTCGGCGTTGCTGGTCGTGCTGCTGCGTCGCGCCTGTCCGCTGCGGCCGGTATTGACCGCGGTGATGGTCGGCCTGGCCAGCGCCGCCGCCTCGGCCAGCCTGCTGGAGATCTGCCATGCATTCGACGCGGCGGCGACCGACCTGGCGATGCACGTGCTGGCGGTGGCCGTGGTGGTCGGGGTGAACGCCGCGCTGGGCGGACGCCTGCTTGCGCCCGAGGTCCGTCGCGCTCCCTGA
- a CDS encoding HD domain-containing protein → MLSERFTAAVDYARIAHAGQTRKCTPIPYIQHLLAVASLVLEHGGDEDQAIAGLLHDVVEDCGESHAGVVGERFGERVLAIVLGCTDGTAEAKAGFDDDVSRRRDWLRRKQAYLNHLAHASDDMLLVSGCDKLHNARAIVGDLERPEVGQGVFARFTGGRDGTLTYYRLLADLFTQRGAAMAGALEREVERMYALAGEQHRAA, encoded by the coding sequence ATGCTCAGCGAACGCTTCACCGCCGCCGTCGACTACGCGCGCATCGCCCACGCCGGCCAGACCCGCAAGTGCACCCCCATCCCGTACATCCAGCACCTGCTGGCCGTGGCCAGCCTGGTGCTCGAGCACGGCGGCGACGAGGACCAGGCGATCGCCGGCCTGCTGCACGACGTGGTGGAGGATTGCGGCGAGTCGCACGCCGGGGTGGTCGGCGAGCGCTTCGGCGAACGGGTGCTGGCCATCGTGCTCGGCTGCACCGACGGCACCGCCGAAGCGAAGGCCGGCTTCGACGACGACGTCTCCCGCCGCCGCGACTGGCTGCGGCGCAAACAGGCCTACCTCAACCACCTGGCGCACGCCTCGGACGACATGCTGCTGGTGTCCGGCTGCGACAAGCTGCACAACGCCCGCGCGATCGTCGGCGACCTGGAACGGCCGGAGGTCGGCCAGGGCGTGTTCGCCCGCTTTACCGGCGGCCGCGACGGCACGTTGACCTATTACCGCCTGCTTGCCGACCTGTTCACCCAGCGCGGTGCGGCGATGGCGGGCGCGCTGGAGCGGGAAGTCGAGCGCATGTACGCGCTGGCCGGCGAGCAACACCGCGCCGCCTGA
- a CDS encoding NAD(P)H-dependent flavin oxidoreductase, whose amino-acid sequence MSVFLRSLGVAHSLIQAPMSGSNTPALVAAVSGAGALGSLGAGYLEPQALLDQAVQIRAATDRPFAINLFVLPDDFVVDEAQLAMTRRRLDALMACEGLDVRTEIPARWAPRFSDQLAALREARPAVASFAFDVLVAAQVRELQASGIRVVGTATSVAEARAWADRGADAVCVQGAEAGGHRGTFLHAAEEAMVGLFALVPLAAAAVDIPVIAAGGIMGGRAMRAAELLGADASQLGTAFLACPESAAAEAWKRDLPQAQDHRIGTIYSFSGRAARGLNNRFVEAMQPFAGELPPYPILNALTAPLRRAAAAAGRGDLLSEWCGQAAALVRPMPAAALVRVLMDEYAAAGCTPA is encoded by the coding sequence ATGTCCGTCTTCCTTCGTTCGCTGGGCGTCGCGCACTCGCTGATCCAGGCGCCGATGTCCGGTTCCAACACGCCGGCTCTGGTGGCCGCGGTCAGCGGTGCCGGTGCCCTGGGTTCGCTGGGCGCGGGTTACCTGGAGCCGCAGGCGTTGCTCGACCAGGCCGTGCAGATCCGCGCCGCCACGGACAGGCCCTTCGCCATCAACCTCTTCGTGCTGCCCGACGACTTCGTCGTGGACGAAGCACAGCTGGCGATGACGCGCCGGCGGCTCGACGCGTTGATGGCCTGCGAGGGGCTGGACGTGCGCACCGAGATTCCCGCCCGATGGGCGCCGCGTTTCTCCGACCAGCTCGCCGCGCTGCGCGAGGCGCGCCCTGCGGTAGCGAGCTTCGCCTTCGACGTGCTCGTCGCGGCGCAGGTGCGGGAACTGCAGGCATCGGGCATCCGCGTGGTCGGTACCGCCACCAGCGTGGCGGAAGCGCGTGCGTGGGCCGACCGTGGTGCCGATGCCGTGTGCGTGCAGGGTGCCGAGGCGGGCGGGCATCGCGGCACGTTCCTGCATGCGGCGGAGGAGGCGATGGTCGGGCTGTTCGCGCTTGTGCCGCTTGCGGCCGCGGCGGTGGACATTCCGGTGATCGCCGCCGGCGGGATCATGGGCGGTCGCGCCATGCGCGCGGCGGAGCTGCTCGGCGCCGACGCAAGCCAGCTCGGCACTGCCTTTCTGGCCTGCCCGGAATCGGCCGCGGCGGAGGCGTGGAAGCGCGACCTGCCGCAGGCGCAGGACCATCGCATCGGCACGATCTACAGCTTCTCCGGCCGCGCCGCGCGGGGCCTCAACAACCGTTTCGTGGAAGCCATGCAGCCGTTTGCCGGCGAGCTGCCACCGTACCCGATCCTCAACGCGCTCACCGCCCCGCTGCGCCGTGCGGCCGCGGCCGCCGGGCGAGGCGATCTGCTGTCCGAATGGTGCGGCCAGGCCGCGGCGCTGGTGCGCCCGATGCCCGCCGCCGCGCTGGTCCGCGTGCTGATGGATGAGTACGCCGCGGCCGGCTGCACGCCCGCTTGA
- the rsfS gene encoding ribosome silencing factor: protein MRKHVIDALEELKAKDIREIDVRGKTSIADLLVIASGTSARHVKSIADEVVKFAKKAGVMPLGVEGEQEAEWVLVDLGDVIVHVMLPRIREFYGLERLWTVGDRESGMDAANAG, encoded by the coding sequence CTGCGCAAGCACGTGATCGACGCGCTGGAAGAACTCAAGGCCAAGGACATCCGCGAAATCGACGTCCGCGGCAAAACCTCCATCGCCGATCTGCTGGTCATTGCCTCGGGCACCTCGGCCCGCCACGTCAAATCCATCGCCGACGAAGTGGTCAAGTTCGCCAAGAAGGCGGGTGTGATGCCGCTGGGCGTCGAGGGCGAGCAGGAAGCGGAGTGGGTGCTGGTCGACCTGGGCGACGTGATCGTCCACGTCATGCTGCCGCGCATTCGCGAGTTCTACGGCCTGGAGCGGTTGTGGACCGTCGGCGACCGCGAGTCGGGGATGGACGCGGCGAACGCGGGCTGA
- the rlmH gene encoding 23S rRNA (pseudouridine(1915)-N(3))-methyltransferase RlmH yields MRARMIAIGERMPAWVAEGLAEYRKRLSHDLPLELVELKPGARGKGRDDARAMHDEGVAILAALPRDTHVIALDGRGKTWSSEDLAAQLATWRMAGRDLAFLIGGPDGHAPEVLARANQGWSLGPLTLPHMLVRLVVAEQLYRASTLLAGHPYHRA; encoded by the coding sequence ATGCGCGCGCGCATGATCGCCATCGGCGAACGCATGCCCGCCTGGGTGGCCGAAGGGCTCGCCGAGTACCGCAAGCGCCTTTCGCACGACCTGCCGCTGGAACTGGTGGAACTCAAGCCCGGTGCCCGCGGCAAGGGCCGCGACGACGCACGTGCCATGCACGACGAAGGCGTGGCGATCCTTGCCGCGCTCCCGCGCGATACCCATGTGATCGCGCTGGACGGCCGGGGCAAGACCTGGTCGAGCGAGGATCTGGCCGCCCAACTGGCAACCTGGCGCATGGCCGGTCGCGATCTGGCCTTCCTCATCGGCGGACCCGACGGCCACGCGCCCGAAGTGCTGGCGCGCGCCAACCAGGGCTGGTCGCTCGGCCCGCTAACGCTGCCGCACATGCTGGTTCGACTCGTGGTGGCAGAGCAGCTCTATCGCGCCAGCACGCTGCTGGCCGGCCACCCGTACCACCGCGCCTGA
- a CDS encoding CsbD family protein — protein sequence MNDNRIEGTEHQVKGAVKEGVGKLTGNTSKEVAGNLEKNAGKVQKNIGQAQDEIEDTDD from the coding sequence ATGAACGACAACCGCATCGAAGGCACCGAGCACCAAGTCAAGGGCGCCGTGAAGGAAGGCGTCGGCAAGCTGACCGGCAATACTTCGAAGGAGGTGGCCGGCAATCTCGAAAAGAACGCCGGCAAGGTGCAGAAGAACATTGGCCAGGCGCAGGACGAAATCGAGGATACGGACGACTGA
- a CDS encoding zinc-dependent alcohol dehydrogenase yields the protein MLATTYRRPYRVRAAHVPEPTIEHPDDAIVRVTRACICGSDLHLYHGLVPDTRVGSIFGHEFTGIVEDVGPNVRNLKVGDHVLVPFNVFCGTCASCSRELYGNCENVNPEATAIGGAYGYSHSAGGYNGGQAEYVRVPFADVGPTVIPPDIHIEDAVLLTDVVPTGYQAAEMGDIHENDTVVVFGAGPIGLMAARCAWLMGAGRVIVVDQYDYRLDFARRFAQAETVNFLEVEDMAVHIKKMTDWQGADVCIDAVGCEADGSIMQTLTGVKMKLQAGAATALHWAINSARRGGNISIVGVYGPTFNLVPIGSAMNKGLTLRMNQASVKRHLPHLIEHIRAGRLKPRELITHRVPLEEVDEAYHRFSAKEDGCIKTVLVPPRAGHIDTPTPVAGTASAHLH from the coding sequence ATGCTCGCCACCACCTATCGCCGGCCCTACCGGGTGCGGGCCGCCCACGTACCCGAGCCGACGATCGAGCATCCGGACGACGCCATCGTGCGGGTGACGCGCGCCTGCATATGCGGGTCGGACCTGCACCTCTACCACGGCCTGGTGCCGGACACGCGCGTGGGTTCGATCTTCGGGCACGAGTTCACCGGCATCGTCGAGGACGTCGGCCCGAACGTACGCAACCTGAAGGTGGGCGACCACGTGCTGGTGCCGTTCAATGTGTTCTGCGGCACCTGCGCTTCGTGCTCGCGCGAGCTCTACGGCAACTGCGAAAACGTCAATCCGGAGGCGACCGCGATCGGCGGCGCCTACGGTTACTCGCACAGCGCCGGCGGCTACAACGGCGGGCAGGCCGAGTACGTGCGCGTGCCCTTCGCCGACGTCGGCCCGACCGTGATTCCTCCGGACATCCATATCGAGGACGCGGTACTACTCACTGATGTGGTGCCCACCGGCTACCAGGCCGCCGAGATGGGCGACATCCACGAGAACGACACCGTAGTGGTGTTCGGCGCCGGCCCCATCGGCCTGATGGCCGCGCGCTGCGCCTGGTTGATGGGGGCGGGCAGGGTGATCGTGGTCGACCAGTATGACTACCGCCTGGACTTCGCCCGCCGCTTTGCCCAGGCCGAGACGGTCAACTTCCTCGAAGTGGAGGACATGGCCGTGCACATCAAGAAGATGACCGACTGGCAGGGCGCCGACGTCTGCATCGATGCGGTCGGCTGCGAGGCCGACGGCAGCATCATGCAGACCCTGACCGGCGTGAAGATGAAGCTGCAGGCCGGCGCCGCCACGGCGCTGCACTGGGCGATCAATTCGGCGCGGCGCGGCGGCAACATTTCGATCGTGGGCGTATACGGGCCGACCTTCAACCTCGTGCCGATCGGCAGCGCCATGAACAAGGGCCTGACCTTGCGCATGAACCAGGCCAGCGTGAAACGCCACCTGCCGCACCTGATCGAGCACATCCGCGCCGGTCGGCTCAAGCCGCGCGAGCTGATCACCCACCGCGTACCTCTGGAAGAAGTCGACGAGGCCTACCACCGCTTCTCGGCCAAGGAAGATGGCTGCATCAAGACCGTGCTGGTGCCGCCGCGCGCCGGCCACATCGACACGCCCACGCCGGTTGCCGGCACGGCATCCGCACATCTGCACTGA
- a CDS encoding hemerythrin domain-containing protein — protein sequence MSSILDTLKSEHEQLRELFAKITKTADSEADARHDLLKQIETLLIPHAKWEETVFYPAFEDRADHEQKLIYAEAIQEHRAVELAVLPDIHAADVDSRQFAGSVQVCGELIKHHAHEEETKMFDAVRQLFSADELAEFDRKYASWKKSSGADAITSYAKVKTAAMAFMRNPDSPA from the coding sequence ATGTCCAGCATCCTCGACACCCTCAAGAGCGAACACGAACAGCTGCGCGAACTCTTCGCCAAGATCACCAAAACCGCCGACTCGGAAGCGGACGCGCGCCACGACCTGCTCAAACAGATCGAGACCCTGCTGATCCCCCACGCCAAATGGGAGGAAACCGTGTTCTACCCGGCTTTCGAGGATCGCGCCGACCACGAACAGAAGCTGATCTACGCCGAGGCGATCCAGGAACACCGCGCGGTGGAGCTTGCCGTGTTGCCGGACATCCACGCCGCCGACGTGGATTCGCGCCAGTTCGCCGGTTCCGTGCAGGTATGCGGCGAGCTCATCAAGCACCATGCGCACGAGGAAGAAACCAAGATGTTCGACGCGGTGCGCCAGCTTTTCAGCGCCGACGAGCTGGCCGAGTTCGATCGCAAGTACGCCAGCTGGAAGAAATCCTCGGGGGCCGACGCCATCACCAGCTACGCCAAGGTGAAGACCGCCGCGATGGCTTTCATGCGCAACCCGGATTCGCCGGCCTGA